A single window of Psychrobacter raelei DNA harbors:
- a CDS encoding IS3 family transposase (programmed frameshift): MKTRNYTPEMKERAVRMLIEAKDDYPSTWSAIKAIAPKIGCTPETLRSWHKKHVDKTIPANIQAQSQAERIKELERENRELKQANEIIKKAAGFFRPGGARPQTQVMVDFIDDHKQQYGVEPICRVLPIAPSTYYRVKELEESPEKRSQRSQHDDFYLNEIKRIWKDSKCRYGARKVWKQLKAEGIHPARCTVERLMRQHGMQGIWRGKGKVTTKSRDDQKRADDLVNRNFNAHRPNQLWVADFTYVKTLSGWVYTAFIIDVFARAIVGWKVSDRMNTDMVMAALNQAIADRNHPKDVIHHSDRGVQYLSIRYTDKMADSGVIASVGTTGDSYDNALAETVNGLYKTEVIEYLKQQWRDAYDVELATLEWVDWFNKTRIHSTIGYVSPFEFERRYYDSLNESDKAA; this comes from the exons ATGAAAACACGAAACTATACCCCTGAAATGAAAGAGCGAGCCGTCCGTATGCTAATTGAAGCTAAAGACGACTACCCATCCACCTGGTCAGCCATCAAAGCTATAGCACCAAAGATAGGTTGCACACCTGAGACCCTACGATCATGGCATAAAAAGCACGTAGATAAAACCATTCCTGCAAACATTCAAGCTCAAAGCCAAGCGGAGCGTATCAAAGAGCTTGAACGTGAGAACAGAGAGTTAAAGCAAGCCAATGAGATTATAAAGAAAGCAGCCG GCTTTTTTCGCCCAGGCGGAGCTCGACCGCAAACCCAAGTAATGGTTGATTTTATTGACGACCACAAACAACAATATGGAGTCGAGCCAATCTGTAGAGTACTACCGATTGCTCCATCCACATACTATCGTGTTAAAGAGCTAGAAGAAAGTCCTGAAAAGCGTTCACAGCGTAGTCAGCATGACGACTTCTATCTTAATGAGATTAAACGTATTTGGAAGGACAGCAAATGCCGATACGGCGCTCGTAAAGTCTGGAAACAGTTGAAGGCAGAGGGTATACATCCTGCACGTTGCACTGTAGAGCGGTTAATGCGTCAGCATGGTATGCAGGGTATTTGGCGAGGTAAGGGTAAGGTAACCACTAAGTCTCGTGATGATCAAAAGCGTGCTGATGATTTAGTTAATCGTAACTTTAATGCCCATCGCCCTAACCAGCTATGGGTTGCTGACTTTACTTACGTTAAAACATTGAGTGGTTGGGTCTATACTGCCTTTATCATTGATGTGTTTGCTCGCGCTATCGTTGGTTGGAAAGTATCAGATCGAATGAACACGGATATGGTGATGGCAGCGTTAAATCAAGCCATTGCAGACAGAAACCATCCTAAAGATGTCATTCATCATAGTGATCGCGGCGTTCAGTACTTATCCATTCGCTATACGGATAAGATGGCTGATTCTGGCGTTATTGCATCTGTTGGTACAACCGGTGATTCATACGATAATGCGTTAGCTGAAACGGTTAACGGGCTTTATAAAACAGAGGTGATTGAATATTTAAAACAGCAGTGGCGGGATGCGTATGATGTTGAATTAGCAACCCTTGAATGGGTCGATTGGTTTAACAAAACTCGCATTCATAGTACGATTGGTTATGTGTCGCCTTTTGAGTTTGAGAGACGATACTATGATAGCCTTAATGAGTCAGACAAAGCTGCCTGA
- a CDS encoding transposase family protein: MYLNVIHSILKQAYNIKHAKGGRKPKLCVADQLIMTLSYYREYRTKFHLAQDYEISESSVCKTIKWVESTLVKDSNLSLPSKKELWQNPNTEVVLIDATEIPV; encoded by the coding sequence ATGTATTTGAATGTTATACATAGCATACTCAAACAAGCTTATAACATAAAGCATGCCAAAGGGGGAAGAAAACCCAAACTATGCGTAGCAGACCAGTTAATTATGACTCTTAGCTACTATAGAGAATACCGAACTAAGTTTCACCTTGCTCAAGACTATGAAATATCAGAAAGCAGCGTCTGTAAAACCATAAAATGGGTTGAAAGCACCTTAGTTAAAGACTCCAACCTATCGCTACCGAGTAAAAAAGAGTTGTGGCAAAATCCAAATACCGAGGTTGTACTGATTGATGCCACTGAAATTCCCGTATAA
- a CDS encoding transposase: MTSKKRQRRYYSGKKKRHTLKAQVAVDKQHSQKIICNDFSTGSCHDFTLFKHTYLAISQDKILKIDLGYQGIQQYHKNSVLPLKHSKHNPLTKADKQANRGLVGCLRKNPLTT, translated from the coding sequence ATAACGTCAAAAAAAAGGCAAAGACGATACTATTCAGGTAAAAAGAAAAGGCACACCCTAAAGGCTCAAGTGGCTGTTGATAAACAACATAGCCAAAAGATTATTTGCAACGATTTTTCGACAGGAAGCTGCCACGATTTTACCTTGTTTAAACATACTTACTTAGCTATCAGCCAAGATAAAATACTCAAAATAGATTTAGGCTATCAAGGCATTCAACAATATCATAAAAATAGCGTATTACCCTTAAAGCATAGCAAGCATAATCCATTGACTAAAGCAGACAAACAAGCCAATAGGGGGTTGGTCGGATGCTTACGAAAAAATCCATTAACCACTTAA